ACCGGATGGTAAAGCAATTCCTTTTATGGGCTGTGAGAGTAATCCCGGTAATTATAACTTACGGCAGCGGATTGCCAAGGTTTATAGAAAAATGTTTGCGGAACAACCTTCCAGCCTGGGTAATCAACTTAGAGAAGATGAAAAAGCTCCAGCCTGGTTGCGGGGAAAGAGCTATCTAGACGTAACAGATGATTACGTAAGCACAACTGATATTACAGTATCTGTAGACAGCATTGCAACTCCCCCACAGCGCTTTTTGTATCTGGCAGTTTTTAATAATGGAAACTGGGAAGCAATTGCCTGGAGTAAACTTGAAGACGGGGAAGCAGAATTTAAAAACATGGGAATGGACCTGGTCTATTTGCCAGCATATTTTATTGATGATAAGCTGCTACCTGCAGGAGAAACATTTCTGCTAAATAATGAGGGTGAAAGGGAAGAATTGCGAGTGGCAGAAAGCTTTCAGAATATGGAAGTGCGATCTACTACCCGCATGAAGATAAGTAATTTAACAGGTGAAAACGATATTACTAACTTGAAGCCCGGTAAAGAATATGAGCTTTATTACTGGCATAAGGGTTGGAAGAATGCAGCAAAAGATACTTTTAATAAGAATGAGCTGCATTTCGAGCAAATACCAGAGAATGGATTGTACTGGCTGCGGGAAAAGGACTCTGATAAAGAAGAGAGGATATTTATTTATCGCAATCAGCAGCAAATCTGGTATTAGGGGGATTGATGAATGATATAGGCAGATATTATAAACGGTTTAAGTTTGGTGAGGATAATTTTCATAGACTAATGAAGCAGAGGATCAGGACTATATTATTAGTATCCTCATTTTATGATGCTTTTATTTTTGAGCAGGATGGCAGACTAAGTGAACAGGTTTTTGGTGAATATCGACAATTGAATCTAAGTACAGCACCCCGAATAATTTCTGTTCCTACAGGTGAAGATGCACTTAGTATTCTTGACAGTTATAATTTTGACCTTGTTATTACGATGATGCGAATTGGTACTTTAAGTCCCTGGGATTTTGCTGAACGGATCAAGGCATTAAAACCAAATATGCCGGTGTTACTGCTTCTGAATGTTAAAAATGACCTGATGCTGATTGATAAAAACTCTACCGAGATGGAGCATATTGATGATGTGTTTTCCTGGAATGGAGATTCGACCTTACTGCTGGCAATGGTAAAAGAGATTGAGGATAAATGGAATGTTGCTAATGACACTCAGAATGGTTTGGTTAGAGTGATCATACTTGTGGAAGATTCGATCGAATACTATTCTAAGTTCTTACCAGTTCTCTATCAGGAAGTAATGAAGCAGACTCAGCGACTTATCAATACCGAGCTTGATGATGTAAATAAAAGACTGCAAATGAGAGCTCGTCCAAAAGTGCTATTATGTCATGATTATGAGAGTGCTGTGGAATATTTTGATAAGTATGAGGAATTCGTTATTGGAGTGATATCTGATGTGAAATTTCCTCAAAATAATGAATTAAATCTGGAAGCTGGTTTTAATCTTATCGAGTACATCAAATCTCACAATAGCACACTTCCAGCATTATTGAATTCATCTGAAACTGTAAATCGCGACCAGGCGGCGAAATTGGGCATTAGTTTTCTGAATAAAAGCTCAAAAAGTTATCTTGAAAAGATTCGTCACTTTATCAAAGGGAGCCTGGGATTTGGAGATTTTATATTTAGAGATAAAGCAGGAAACTATTTTGGCAAGGCAGATGATACGGCACGTTTTGAAGAGTTGCTGCGAAATATTCCTGTTGAATCACTCCTTTATCACAGTCGGCACAATCATTTTTCCGGCTGGTTGGCAGCACATGGTGAATTTCTGGTTGCCAAACGTATCCGTCATGTATCTGTGGAAGATTTTGATTCAACAGAAGCAATTCGTGAATTTTTGATCAATGCTTTTCATGAAGTGAAAGAATTACGTTTACGCGGGAAAATGGTACGCTTTGATCCCCAATATCTTGATATGGATGATGTTGTAATACGTCTTTCAGAAGGCTCAATGGGTGGCAAGGGAAGAGGATTAGCTTTCCTGAATGCTTTATTGGTCTCTATGGACTGGGAAAAACAGTATAAAGAACTTTTTGTTCGCATTCCCCGGACTTTTATCATCGGAACAAATGAGTTTGATGAATTCTGCGCAAAACACAATCTGGAAGAATTTCTGGAAATTGCTAATGATCAGAATATTAAAAGCTTCTTTCTGGAGAATTCTCTTTCTGAGGAATTAAAACATAATCTTCGAGAACTATTAGCTCATATAAATTATCCCCTGGCAGTTAGATCATCAGGTCTGCTGGAGGATTCTCAAAGTCAACCTTTTGCTGGAGTATATGAGACATATATGCTGCCAAATAATCATCCGGATATTGAAGTAAGGTTGTATCAACTTTGTACTGCAATAAAACTGATATTTGCCTCAGTATTTAAACAAGATGCCATTAATTATATCGAAGGATTTAATTTTAAAGTGGAAGAAGAAAAAATGGCTGTTGTTATTCAACAGATCGCTGGTTCAAAACAGGGTGATTTCTTTTATCCACATGTTTCAGGAGTTGCTCAATCATATAATTATTACCCTGTATTTCAGATGCAACATGAAGATGGTATTGCCAGTATTGTAGTTGGTATGGGTAAAGCAGTGGTAGATGGGCTTAAAACTTATAAATTTTCACCTTCCTGGCCTCG
This is a stretch of genomic DNA from Candidatus Stygibacter australis. It encodes these proteins:
- a CDS encoding transglutaminase-like domain-containing protein; translated protein: MAQHLFVDVAIQNEQGLQLEYDASKYAGLEEARDALNEIEKENGEISWHVKKAWPDQETITSTLLIENIDEAYRAWQSLPWSNGYDIDTFLNYILPYRGSSEPLDSFRPYFKEKFSYLAGISDPVQAAAIINDSLKSVFRFNSKYYLHPTDLSFSQMLASGQGRCEDMTNLAIYALRANGIAVTSDYTPHWADSGNNHAWNAVLTPDGKAIPFMGCESNPGNYNLRQRIAKVYRKMFAEQPSSLGNQLREDEKAPAWLRGKSYLDVTDDYVSTTDITVSVDSIATPPQRFLYLAVFNNGNWEAIAWSKLEDGEAEFKNMGMDLVYLPAYFIDDKLLPAGETFLLNNEGEREELRVAESFQNMEVRSTTRMKISNLTGENDITNLKPGKEYELYYWHKGWKNAAKDTFNKNELHFEQIPENGLYWLREKDSDKEERIFIYRNQQQIWY
- a CDS encoding PEP/pyruvate-binding domain-containing protein; amino-acid sequence: MNDIGRYYKRFKFGEDNFHRLMKQRIRTILLVSSFYDAFIFEQDGRLSEQVFGEYRQLNLSTAPRIISVPTGEDALSILDSYNFDLVITMMRIGTLSPWDFAERIKALKPNMPVLLLLNVKNDLMLIDKNSTEMEHIDDVFSWNGDSTLLLAMVKEIEDKWNVANDTQNGLVRVIILVEDSIEYYSKFLPVLYQEVMKQTQRLINTELDDVNKRLQMRARPKVLLCHDYESAVEYFDKYEEFVIGVISDVKFPQNNELNLEAGFNLIEYIKSHNSTLPALLNSSETVNRDQAAKLGISFLNKSSKSYLEKIRHFIKGSLGFGDFIFRDKAGNYFGKADDTARFEELLRNIPVESLLYHSRHNHFSGWLAAHGEFLVAKRIRHVSVEDFDSTEAIREFLINAFHEVKELRLRGKMVRFDPQYLDMDDVVIRLSEGSMGGKGRGLAFLNALLVSMDWEKQYKELFVRIPRTFIIGTNEFDEFCAKHNLEEFLEIANDQNIKSFFLENSLSEELKHNLRELLAHINYPLAVRSSGLLEDSQSQPFAGVYETYMLPNNHPDIEVRLYQLCTAIKLIFASVFKQDAINYIEGFNFKVEEEKMAVVIQQIAGSKQGDFFYPHVSGVAQSYNYYPVFQMQHEDGIASIVVGMGKAVVDGLKTYKFSPSWPRMNILKSDDQISEAQHDFYAVELTNDNFDLTEGEMSTYKQVMIVDAGDYDCLKYVTAYWDAYNQKLVDGKYEKGSRIISFANILKYNDFPFADSLKKILEIGTAALGVPVEIEFALDLEPLCLNKKAVLYILQIRPMNVNQDVITLKKDDLQLEQAWLFSDKAMGNGRYEMQDIVVVDPEMFDITKTLDIVNEIEQVNTELRTENKSYILIGPGRWGSSDRFLGIPVKWNQINGAKIIVETTLENFRIAFSQGTHFFHNLIAQNTGYVYLDKDGHLDWDWILSQTIINRYKYIVHIRTKVPFRAELSGVNGLAIIYKQ